Proteins from a single region of Aythya fuligula isolate bAytFul2 chromosome 3, bAytFul2.pri, whole genome shotgun sequence:
- the PUS10 gene encoding putative tRNA pseudouridine synthase Pus10 — protein sequence MSSLTEKDKPIVQLLLNTGTCPRCIFRFCRVGSQTLYRHPYKDLMQDLTEFLKNNQQQEDAAGFGIVDPPCKRIRLEHTEEVPDDLNQNGVLKHVPLVNDDSAAVENSTVEVCNVCLGILQEFCEADFVKRVCEKVKSADYQFTSFVFSVSLPPQLSVRERAAWLLVKQEMGKLGLSLAKDDIVQLKEAYKWIIHPQLSEELGVPADGKSLFEVSVVFAHPETDEECRFLATACPDCFKPAKNKQSVFTRMAVMKALEKIKEEDFLKHFPCPPCSPKNLCVALEIQCNNGAVFVAGRYNKYSRNLPQTPWIIDGERKLESSVEELISEHLMAEFKADSFNFSSSGREDVDVRTLGNGRPFAIELVNPRRIHFTAEEMKELQQTINNSSDKIRVRDLQLVTREAIGRMKEGEEEKTKTYSALVWTDKAIQKEDIAFLDDIKELKLDQKTPLRVLHRRPLAVRCRIIHTMKSEYIDEHHFRLHLKTQAGTYIKEFVHGDFGRTKPNIGSLLNRTADILELDVESVDVDWPPALDN from the exons ATGTCTTCGCTAACAGAAAAGGACAAACCAATTGTTCAGCTATTACTGAACACTGGCACTTGCCCACGATGTATTTTCAGGTTCTGCCGTGTGGGATCACAGACACTTTATAGACATCCATACAAG GATTTGATGCAGGATCTGACAGAATTcctaaaaaataatcaacaacaAGAAGATGCAGCTGGTTTTGGCATAGTTGATCCACCATGTAAGCGAATCAGACTTGAACACACAGAAGAGGTGCCTGATGATCTGAACCAGAATGGAGTGCTCAAGCATGTTCCTTTGGTTAATGATGACAGTGCTGCTGTGGAGAACTCGACTGTGGAGGTTTGCAATGTGTGTTTGGGAATTCTTCAGGAGTTCTGCGAGGCAGACTTTGTCAAAAGG GTGTGTGAAAAGGTTAAATCTGCTGACTATCAGTTCAccagttttgtattttctgtgtcaCTACCCCCACAGCTGTCTGTTAGGGAG CGTGCTGCTTGGCTGCTGGTAAAACAGGAAATGGG AAAACTGGGCCTTTCCTTGGCAAAGGATGACATCGTTCAACTGAAAGAAGCTTACAAGTGGATTATTCATCCCCAGTTGTCGGAGGAGTTGGGTGTTCCCGCTGATGGAAAG agttTGTTTGAAGTTAGCGTGGTCTTTGCTCACCCAGAAACAGATGAGGAGTGCCGTTTCCT AGCCACAGCCTGTCCGGATTGTTTCAAgccagcaaaaaacaaacag TCTGTTTTCACTAGAATGGCAGTTATGAAAGCCTTAGAGAAGATAAAAGAAGAGGATTTTCTCAA GCATTTTCCGTGTCCCCCGTGTTCACCAAAGAACCTCTGTGTTGCGCTGGAAATTCAGTGCAATAATGGTGCAGTTTTTGTGGCTG GAAGGTACAATAAATATTCAAGGAATTTACCTCAGACTCCCTGGATTATTGATGGGGAGCGAAAGCTGGAGTCTTCAGTGGAAGAACTGATTTCGGAGCATCTAATGGCAGAATTCAAAGCAGACA GctttaatttttcctcctctggaagAGAAGATGTGGATGTACGAACACTAGGCAATG GAAGGCCCTTCGCCATTGAGCTTGTGAATCCTCGTAGAATACATTTTACTGCTGAGGAAATGAAGGAACTTCAGCAG aCAATTAATAACTCGTCAGACAAAATACGGGTTCGAGATTTACAGCTTGTCACCAG agAGGCAATTGGTCGTATGAAGGAaggtgaagaggaaaaaacaaagaccTATAGTGCCTTAGTATGGACAGACAAAGCAATACAGAAAGAAGATATTGCATTTCTAGATGATATCAAG GAATTAAAACTTGACCAGAAGACACCTCTCCGGGTTCTTCACAGAAGGCCTCTGGCCGTACGATGTCGGATCATTCACACCATGAAGTCTGAGTACATAGATGAGCATCACTTTCGCCTGCATCTGAAGACTCAAGCAGGAAC CTACATTAAAGAATTTGTGCACGGAGACTTtggaagaacaaaaccaaatattgGCTCCCTATTGAACAGAACCGCTGACATTCTGGAGTTGGATGTAGAA TCTGTTGATGTTGACTGGCCTCCAGCCCTGGATAACTAG